TGGACAGCGGGGTTAGATTTAAACTGTTCGTCTTTGATCTTCACGCGAGCATCACACTGTTCGAAAGTAAGGGAGCATAATGCCCCGGTCCAGGCTGTATAAGGTTTAAAAAAAGTTAAATTTTCGTTTTATGCGGGGTGATGATTGTTACAATTCAGTGCAAAACACGTTTCGCACCGGTGTAACGATCCCTCCAGTAAGGGGTATCAAGGCGATCCAAACGCACGGTGCCACCACTGCTAGGCGCATGTACGAAGCGGCCTTCACTGAGATAGATGCCAACGTGAGTGACACTGCGACCACTCCCAAAGAACACCAAATCACCAGTGGCCAGTTGTTCAGTATCGATCTTGGGGCCCTGTACTGCCGCCAGTTCGTAGGAAGTCCGTGGTAACCGCAGGTCGAGCACATCTCGGTATACGTAGCTGACTAAACCGCTGCAATCGAATCCACCCTCCGGGGTGTTGCCACCAAAGCGGTACGGAGTACCCACCAAGCTTAAGGCGCGCATCACGACTTCATTGGCTGCATCCGGATTAGCTGGGATTGTGAGGGGCCATACTTTGACTGGAGCGGGTTGACGCTCAGTTTTGACCGGCACGCGACTGCAACCCACCAGCATGGCTGAGAAGGTCAGGACGATCGAACCGATGGCCCGCTTCCACGAAACGGTGAGAACTGGCTTGTTACACATGGAGCCAGGATAATCGCACGTATTCGAGTGTCCACCATCATCAAGGTGCACACCGCCGTG
This region of Xylella taiwanensis genomic DNA includes:
- a CDS encoding C40 family peptidase, with product MCNKPVLTVSWKRAIGSIVLTFSAMLVGCSRVPVKTERQPAPVKVWPLTIPANPDAANEVVMRALSLVGTPYRFGGNTPEGGFDCSGLVSYVYRDVLDLRLPRTSYELAAVQGPKIDTEQLATGDLVFFGSGRSVTHVGIYLSEGRFVHAPSSGGTVRLDRLDTPYWRDRYTGAKRVLH